ACTATTTCAGCCCGGGCTAACTCATCTAAGGAAACCGTCTTACGGCGACGCCGCCAAACAAAGAGAATCAATATCGCCGCCACCACAGCCGGGACCAGATAAACCAACGGGTGCTTCAGAAGCGAAGGTGGCTGGAAAGCCGGTTCAGCAGCAACCGGTGTAAATGGCAACGATACTACGCTAATTTGATCCGATCGATCCTCCGGACGAAGACCGACCGCATGCGCTACCGCTGTTTGAATAGCATCCAGTTCCGGCTGGGAAAAGCCCCCGTCGCGATTAGAGTTCACTAGCACCGCTACCGATAGATGACGTACACTGCCGGGGGCTACCACCAAATGTTCGCGGGTTTGACTGACTTCATAGTTTCTAGTGGTTTCCATTTCCTCGTATCTACCCTCAGCACCGGCATCGGTTGGGTAGCGAGGCGGTAAGTTGGTGGCCGTTCCGGCGGCTCCCTCGGTGGCAGTTTGCCCTTCGAAAGTCTTTTTCAGCTCTTGGATGCTGCGCAGTATCCCCTCGTCATCCACCACCGGTTGAAAGAATTCGCTCGTAACCTCACGCTGATCAAAGTTTAACTCGGCTTTTACTCTGGTTACCACCATCCCGGAACCTAGCACTTGTTCCAGCATAGTCTGAACGTTGCGTTCAATCTCCCTTTC
Above is a genomic segment from Bacillota bacterium containing:
- the fliF gene encoding flagellar M-ring protein FliF translates to GVTDFERRMQYIRALRGELSRTISQMQGVRSAAVELVLPEERLFAKEASPPTASVVLDTVGELSASQVRAIMHLVSHSVEGLVLENITVVDISGQVLSDLIDPQVSPAGLSVSQLQLQRSVEREIERNVQTMLEQVLGSGMVVTRVKAELNFDQREVTSEFFQPVVDDEGILRSIQELKKTFEGQTATEGAAGTATNLPPRYPTDAGAEGRYEEMETTRNYEVSQTREHLVVAPGSVRHLSVAVLVNSNRDGGFSQPELDAIQTAVAHAVGLRPEDRSDQISVVSLPFTPVAAEPAFQPPSLLKHPLVYLVPAVVAAILILFVWRRRRKTVSLDELARAEIVAREAAATEEDPEVAERERIRKEVERLARQRPEELAQLLTTWISE